The DNA segment AACCAATCGAGAATGTATGAGGTCTTTGAGTCCATTCTGAAGATGGACTCCGAGAATGCCGAGGTACTCAATAACCTTTCCTACGAGTGGGCCAAGCAGGGGATCAACCTGGAACAAGCCGAGGAATACTCCAGAAAAGCGGTGGCCCTGGCCGGGAAGAAAATATCCGGACAGAAGCCGACCGGCATGTCTCGGGAACGCTGGGAGAACATAATCCGGATGGAGAGGGGAAATTACCTTGACACCTACGGCTGGGTGCTTTACCAAAAGGGAAAATATAATTCGGCCCTCCGGGAATTGCAGAAAGCTTTCAAGCTGGCCGAGGACCCGACCATCCAGTATCACCTGGCCCTGGCCTTGTACCGGACCGGCAATTTGGACGGCGCCATAGAAAACCTGGCGGCCAGCCTGGCCGGACGGCTGGAGGATCCGGCCAAGACCAGAGCCGATCTGGAGGCCATCTATAAGGAAAGATACAAGACCTTGAAAGGATTGGACAAAATGCTGCAACTGGCGGCGGAGAAGGCCCTGGCCCGCCAGCAGGCCGAGGATGAGGCCGACGCCGCTAAAATAGTCGGCCAGCCGGCCCCCGATTTCAGCCTGCCGGATCTGGACGACCAATTCTATAGGCTTTCCCAGTTCCGGGATCAGGTGGTGATCCTTGATTTCTGGGCCACCTGGTGCGGGCCCTGCAAACTGGCCATGCCGCTGATCGACAAAGTCCACCTGGAATACCGGGAGAAAGGACTGGTGGTGCTGGGCATTAACCTGGAGGGCCGTGACAAGAACCAGCGGGTGAAGCAGTTCATACAAGAGTCGGGCCACCAGTTCGTCATACTGCAAGGCGGGATGATGGGCGTGGGCGTCGACCAGGTTTATGGCGTGACCGGGATCCCCACCACCTTTGTGATAGACAAACAGGGGATCATCAGATACCGGCATATCGGCTACCGCGAGAATTTGGACCAGATGCTGGCCCGCGAAGTCGAGGAGCTATTAAAACAGTGATCCCATGCAGCATTTGATTTTTATCGCCTTGGGTGGCATGACAGGGGCTTTGGCCCGCTACGGGCTTTCCCGGCTGGTCCAGTTGTCGGTCAATGAGATATTTCCCTGGGGGACCTTGTTTGTTAATCTGTCTGGCTCCCTGGCCATCGGGGTGTTCTTTGAACTTTTCGACAGGGCGGTTATCCCTTCCGATCTCAGGAGTTTTATTGCCATCGGCTTTTTGGGGGCCTACACCACCTTCTCCACCTATTCCCTGGAGACCATCAATCTTCTGCGGGAGGGTGAGATACGGCTATGCCTGACCAATGTGCTCCTGAATAATATATTGGGACTGCTGCTGGTGATCGTAGGTATGTATGCCGCTAAAATAGTGATCAGATCATTTTAAACGGGGAGGATCCACAGATGAAACTTCCAGAGCAGGCAGTATTGCTAAGGGTTTTTTTAGGCGAAAGCGATAAAAAAAACGGTAAGCCTTTATATGAGCAAATAGTGCTTAAGGCCCGTGAATTGAACCTGGCTGGGGCCACGGTCCTTAGGGGAATCCTGGGATTCGGGGCCGACAGCCGTCTTCACAGCGCCAAATTATTGGAGCTGTCCGAGGATCTGCCGGTGGTCATCGAGGTGGTGGATACTAAAGAGAATATCGACCGGCTGATGCCATTCATAGATGAAAATGTCACCGAGGGCCTGGTGACCCTGGAGGATATCAGGGTGATAAAATACCGCCACGGCTGATAGAGCGCAATCAAATATTCCAAGCCAAAGCCCCGCACCTGCGGGGCTTTTATAATGAATTTTCTTAATGAATTTTCTTTGCTTGATTTTAAATTCATTATATGTTATAATATCAAGTTATTTTAGTATAACCAATTGATAACTCTGTAGTTGGAGCAATAAGATGATACCCCAGCCAAGAGAGAATATCGGTTCCATCAGTCCTTATATTCCAGGCAAGCCAATTGAAGAGGTACGCCGGGAGCTGGGGCTTAAGGGCAAAATAATCAAACTGGCCTCCAATGAAAATCCACTGGGCCCGTCAAAGCTGGCAGTTAAGGCCATTCGCAAGGCGCTAAAGGAGATCAATCTGTATCCCGATGACGGCTGTTATGCCCTGGGCAAGAGGCTGTCCGACCACCTGGGGGTGAACGAGAACCAGCTGATATTCGGCAACGGCTCGGTGGACATCATCGAGTTCATAACCAAGACCTTTGTATCCCCGGGCGACCAGGTGGTACTGGCCGACCAGGCCTTCATCATGTATAAAATTGCCGCCAAGATGGCCGATGCCAGGCCGGAGATAATCCCCTTGAAGAACTATACTCACGATCTGGAGGCCATGGCCCAGGCTGTTACCCCGCAAACCAAAATAGTTTATATAGCCAACCCCAACAATCCCACCGGAACCATGGTCAATCACGACCAGCTGAAGGCCTTCGCAAAGGCAGTTCCCGAGAGCTGTGTGATAGTGCTGGACGAGGCTTATTCCGAATATATAATCCGAAGCGATTTCCCCAGAAGCCTGGACTTGTTAAAGGAACACTCGAATATAATAATCCTGCATACCTTCTCAAAGATATACGGCCTGGCAGGGCTAAGGTTGGGTTACGGCATCGGCCATCCGGAGTTGATTGCTTCGGTCAGAAAAGTTCGACTGCCGTTTAATATCGGATTGCTGTCCCAGGCCGGGTGCTTAGCCGCCTTGGATGATGTCAAACATCTGGAGCGCAGCCGCCAGGTAAACGATGCCGGCAAGGAATTTTTATATCGCCAGTTCGAGAAGATGAAACTGTTCTATGTTCCATCGGAGGGTAATTTCATACTTATCGACCCCAAGCTGGACTCGATGGAGGTCTTCACCCGTCTGCAGAAGCGGGGCGTCATCATTCGTCCGGTAAAGAACTACGGACTGCCCACCGCCTTAAGGATCACCATCGGCACCGAGAAACAGAACAAGAAGCTGGTAAGCTCTTTGAAAAAGGTCCTCAAGGAGGTCCGCCGATCGCAATAATGGGCAAGGAAATGGTCATAGCTATAGACGGACCGGCGGCCTCGGGCAAAAGCACCACCGCCAAGCTGGTGGCCCAGAAGCTGGGGTATCTCTATATCGACACCGGCGCCATGTATCGGGCCATGGCCTTAAAAGCCTTTCAGGATAATATCTCCTTAAACGATATCGATGCTGTCAGCAGAATGGTGGAGTCGACCGTCATCAACCAAAAGCCCGGACCCGACGGGGTCCAGACATTGTTGGACGGCCGGGATGTCAGCCTCGAAATCAGGACCCCGGAGATGTCAAAAGCCGCCTCGGATATCTCGGCCATCTCGACGGTCCGCAAAAGACTGGTCAAACTACAGCAGGATATGGGCCGTCAGGGCGGGGTGGTGATGGAGGGCCGGGATATCACCACGGTGGTGTTTCCCGATGCCGATATCAAGGTATTCATGAAGGCCGGCATCTCCCAGCGGGCCCAGCGTCGGATGGATGAATTAAAAACCAAGGGCGCCGAGTGCAGCCTGGAGGACATAGAGAAACAGATAGCGGAACGCGACGCCCAGGACAGCCAGCGGGCCGACAGCCCCTTAACCTGCACTCCTGATTCACTGGTGATAGACACTTCGACCCTAAGCATCGAACAGCAGATGGAGCAGGTGCTGGAGGCCGTCCGGCAGAAAGCGGGGATTGCTTAGATGATATGGGACAGCCGGGCTTTTGGTTCCCGCTTCTACCGCATCGTCTGGCACATCGTCAATTTCGGGCTGAAGTATTTTTTGGGACGCCAAATTACAGGTTGGGAGCATGTCCCGCCCCAAGGGGGCTGCATAATCGCCTCCAATCACATAGCTTTTGTCGATCCCCCGTTCCTGGGCACGGCCGCCCCCCGGGAGGTTATCTTCGTGGCCAAGCAGGAGTTGTTCCGGTTCTTTCTGATCCGCTGGCTGATAACATCTTTGAATGCCATGCCTCTTCGGCGTCAGGGCGGGGATGCTGGCGCCATCAAGCAGATCCTGAAAAAACTTTCCCAAGGCTGGGCGGTGCTGATGTTTCCCGAGGGCACCCGCAGCCGCACCGAGAATTTCCTGCCGGCCAAATCTGGGGTGGGGCTGATAGCCCGGCGCAGCCTGGCCCCGGTGGTGCCGGCCTACATCCAGGGCACTAACCGGAAACTGTCCGACCTGCTGAAAGGGAGATATAAACTGCTGGCCAGATTCGGCCCGCCCATCACCGCCGCCGAGATAGAAAAGTATCCCGACAGCAAGGAGGGGCACCAGCAGATCAGCCAGTTAGTGATGGACCGGATAACCCGGCTGAAAGAGAATAAATGAAGATAGAGGTTGCCAAAAGGGCCGGTTTTTGCTTCGGAGTAAAACGGGCGGTCAAGCTGGCCTACGAGACCGCGGCCAAGAGCAAGCAGACGGTTTGCACCCTGGGCCCCATCATCCATAATCCCCAGGTGGTGAAGGATCTGGAGAGTTGGGGGGTCAAGGTCATAGAAAAACCGTCCCGGGTCAAACAGGGCGTTCTGATTATCCGCTCGCACGGGGTGCATCCCAGGGTGCTGCAGCAGCTGAGGGCCAAAAAGGGCCTGAGCATCATCGACGCCACCTGCCCCTTCGTCACCAAGGCTCAGAATGCGGCGGCCTGCCTGCGCGACGAGGGACGCCAAGTGATCATCATCGGCGAGAAGGAGCATCCCGAGGTGATCGCCCTCAAAGGCTACGCCGGCCGGGATTCGGTGGTCTTCAACCACAACGCCGTCAAGGTGGGGCCGAGGATAGGGGTGCTGGCCCAGACCACCCTGTCCACCGATGATTTCGTGAAGGCCCTGATGTACCTGGGATCCAAGACCAACGACATCCACCTGATCAACACCATCTGCCGGGCCACCCAGGTGCGCCAGCAGGACACCATGCAGCTGGCCAAGCGCTCGGACCTGATGATCGTAGTGGGCGGTCGGAACTCGGCCAACACCTCCCGGCTGGCCGAAATGTGCCGCAAGGTGGGAAAGCCCACCTATCATGTGGAGACCGAGGACGAGCTGAAAGCCAAGTGGTTCTCCAAAGCCAAGCTGGTGGGCGTCACCGCCGGGGCCTCCACTCCCGACGCCCTGGTGCGGAAAGTGGTCAGGCGGATCAGGGACATCACTTTAAATTCAAAATTAAAAAATCAAAAATCAAAAAAACCTAGCTCAAGCAGGTGATATATTCTCCGCGTCACTTCGACCAGCTCAGTGCAGGCTCTGCGGTTAAATCGTTTTATCTTTAGTGTATTTTCGTGTGTTTAGTGGGCGGCATTAAAATGAAATTTTCAAGGCTGGCATTGGTCGGCCTATTCTATACCAAAAGGAGTAACACAAAACATGGTCAAAACCAAGAAGCTTCGTCCGGAAGACGAACAGGATGAGTTCCTGACGGAGGAGGAATCACGGGATTCGGGTGAATTCCGGGCCCTGCTGGATGAGTACTTCCAGCAGAAAACATTCGAGGAGGGCGAGATCATCACCGGCAAGGTCCTCCGGATCAGCGGGGATTCGGTAATGGTGGACGTGGGCCTGAAGTCCGAGGGGATCGTTCCCCTGATGGAGATGT comes from the Candidatus Edwardsbacteria bacterium genome and includes:
- a CDS encoding redoxin domain-containing protein; amino-acid sequence: MNRIPKLFWVLVLSSLLAMAVLSFFIVKQGEMVLDQVQKITEAGEAESLNRAEDDIKGMNFITGEQRLGLYTLLAGRFSQIGNQSRMYEVFESILKMDSENAEVLNNLSYEWAKQGINLEQAEEYSRKAVALAGKKISGQKPTGMSRERWENIIRMERGNYLDTYGWVLYQKGKYNSALRELQKAFKLAEDPTIQYHLALALYRTGNLDGAIENLAASLAGRLEDPAKTRADLEAIYKERYKTLKGLDKMLQLAAEKALARQQAEDEADAAKIVGQPAPDFSLPDLDDQFYRLSQFRDQVVILDFWATWCGPCKLAMPLIDKVHLEYREKGLVVLGINLEGRDKNQRVKQFIQESGHQFVILQGGMMGVGVDQVYGVTGIPTTFVIDKQGIIRYRHIGYRENLDQMLAREVEELLKQ
- the crcB gene encoding fluoride efflux transporter CrcB; protein product: MQHLIFIALGGMTGALARYGLSRLVQLSVNEIFPWGTLFVNLSGSLAIGVFFELFDRAVIPSDLRSFIAIGFLGAYTTFSTYSLETINLLREGEIRLCLTNVLLNNILGLLLVIVGMYAAKIVIRSF
- a CDS encoding DUF190 domain-containing protein, with the protein product MKLPEQAVLLRVFLGESDKKNGKPLYEQIVLKARELNLAGATVLRGILGFGADSRLHSAKLLELSEDLPVVIEVVDTKENIDRLMPFIDENVTEGLVTLEDIRVIKYRHG
- a CDS encoding histidinol-phosphate transaminase, translating into MIPQPRENIGSISPYIPGKPIEEVRRELGLKGKIIKLASNENPLGPSKLAVKAIRKALKEINLYPDDGCYALGKRLSDHLGVNENQLIFGNGSVDIIEFITKTFVSPGDQVVLADQAFIMYKIAAKMADARPEIIPLKNYTHDLEAMAQAVTPQTKIVYIANPNNPTGTMVNHDQLKAFAKAVPESCVIVLDEAYSEYIIRSDFPRSLDLLKEHSNIIILHTFSKIYGLAGLRLGYGIGHPELIASVRKVRLPFNIGLLSQAGCLAALDDVKHLERSRQVNDAGKEFLYRQFEKMKLFYVPSEGNFILIDPKLDSMEVFTRLQKRGVIIRPVKNYGLPTALRITIGTEKQNKKLVSSLKKVLKEVRRSQ
- the cmk gene encoding (d)CMP kinase, with protein sequence MGKEMVIAIDGPAASGKSTTAKLVAQKLGYLYIDTGAMYRAMALKAFQDNISLNDIDAVSRMVESTVINQKPGPDGVQTLLDGRDVSLEIRTPEMSKAASDISAISTVRKRLVKLQQDMGRQGGVVMEGRDITTVVFPDADIKVFMKAGISQRAQRRMDELKTKGAECSLEDIEKQIAERDAQDSQRADSPLTCTPDSLVIDTSTLSIEQQMEQVLEAVRQKAGIA
- a CDS encoding 1-acyl-sn-glycerol-3-phosphate acyltransferase, with protein sequence MIWDSRAFGSRFYRIVWHIVNFGLKYFLGRQITGWEHVPPQGGCIIASNHIAFVDPPFLGTAAPREVIFVAKQELFRFFLIRWLITSLNAMPLRRQGGDAGAIKQILKKLSQGWAVLMFPEGTRSRTENFLPAKSGVGLIARRSLAPVVPAYIQGTNRKLSDLLKGRYKLLARFGPPITAAEIEKYPDSKEGHQQISQLVMDRITRLKENK
- the ispH gene encoding 4-hydroxy-3-methylbut-2-enyl diphosphate reductase; the encoded protein is MKIEVAKRAGFCFGVKRAVKLAYETAAKSKQTVCTLGPIIHNPQVVKDLESWGVKVIEKPSRVKQGVLIIRSHGVHPRVLQQLRAKKGLSIIDATCPFVTKAQNAAACLRDEGRQVIIIGEKEHPEVIALKGYAGRDSVVFNHNAVKVGPRIGVLAQTTLSTDDFVKALMYLGSKTNDIHLINTICRATQVRQQDTMQLAKRSDLMIVVGGRNSANTSRLAEMCRKVGKPTYHVETEDELKAKWFSKAKLVGVTAGASTPDALVRKVVRRIRDITLNSKLKNQKSKKPSSSR